A window of Schistocerca cancellata isolate TAMUIC-IGC-003103 chromosome 1, iqSchCanc2.1, whole genome shotgun sequence genomic DNA:
tatgccttgaagacactaaactaacagccttcttaagtttttgaatgaaggatataagaagtaatatatccaaaaacaattaagttttacattttgctgtcaggaactcttttggaatctttgcttttattattgttttgtacatgtgtggcctttttgtttcctcttcccagtttgacaagcacatctgatttgcttaatggggatatttatgcttacaaaaataaataaataaatatgtgtgggttcctgtagtcatgtcctagttgttgaaccacgggcaacgtatgagtggccaagtaagtggtcccgacagtcgggataccagttactttggaataaggctgggcatctcggacatattctgagtcgtggtcaccttttgtgctcatacggcaaagactaccaaatccaccggttagtccctcagccgttaggggtaaaacccaatgggactcggggcaagtaaggctagcaacctgcttccctggtactctaaatatgatgctggcaataatcagagcaaaatgcctcggacctttggaggtggcggagtcccacctctaattgacaaaccagggactcctaagatacgactcagcAAGCGAATGGTAAGGAGAtggagagctattaatatcaatgggggctactatgggaagaaggtagagctggtagaggctgcaagtaagatggggttgggcattttagctgttagtgacattcgggtaaggggtgagaaagaagaggaagtgggagaatacaaggtctacctgtcagaagtcacagtaggaatagcacaatggggtgtagggctttacatcaggaaagaaatggaacccagcgtagttgcaataaggtatgtaaacgaacgactgatgtggatagatttgacagtgtctagcaagaaaattaggattgtgtcagtatattcgcattgtgaagggacagatcaagataagatggatagtttttatgaggcactcagtgatgtagttgttagagtaaaggacaaggacagtgttctgctcatgggtgattttaacgccaggattggaaatcgaacagaaaggtatgaaaaggttatgggtaaatttggagaggatatggaggccaacaggaacgggaaacaactcttggatttctgtgccagtatgggcttagtaatcacaaactccttttttaaacataagaacattcaccggtatacttgggaaggcaggggaaccagatctgtcattgactatataataacagatcaggcattcaggaaggctgtgagggacacacttgtattcaggggattctttgatgacactgatcattatttaatctctagtgaaattgggattgtgaggccgaaagtgcaggaggtcaggtccatatgtaggaggataagagtggagaaacttcaggataaggaaatcaggcacaagtacataacagcgatctcagaaaggtaccagttagttgaatgtagtcaattacagtcattggaaaaggaatggacaaggtacagggacacagtactagaagtggctaaagaatgtcttggaacagtagtgtgtaaaagtaggatgaagcaaacagcttggtggaatgatacagtcaaggcagcctgtaaaaggaaaaagaaggcgtatcaaaaatggctacataccagaacccaggtagacagagaaagttatgttgaagaaagaaacaaagccaaacagataattgcagcatccaagaagaaatcgtgggaagactttggaaacaggttggagactatgggtcaagctgctggaaaaccattctggagtgtaattagcagtcttcgaaagggaggtaagaaggaaatgacaagtattttggacaggtcaggaaaactgctggtgaatcctgtggatgccttgggcagatggagggaatattttgaagagttgctcaatgtaggtgaaaatgcgatcagtaatgtttcagatttcgaggtagaatgggataggaatgatgatggaaataggatcacatttgaggaagtggaaaaaatggtcaatagattgcagtgcaataaagcggctggggtggatgaaattaagtctgaactcatcaaatacagtgaaatgtcaggtcttaaatggctacacaggataattgaaatggcgtgggagtcgggacaggttccatcagactggacaaaagcagtaatcacaccaatctttaaacatggaaacagaaaagattgtaacaactacagaggtatctctttaatcagcgttgtgggtaaaatcttcgcaggtattgttgaaaggaaagtgcgagtattagttgaggaccaactggatgaaaatcagtgtgggtttaggcctcttagaggttgtcaggaccagatctttagcttacggcaaataatggagaagtgttatgagtggaacagggaattgtatctatgctttatagatctagaaaaggcatatgaccgggttcctaggaggaagttattgtctgttctacaagattatggaataggaggcaaacttttgcaagcaattaaaggtctttacatggatagtcaggcagcagttagagttgacggtaaattgagtttatggttcagagtagtttcaggggtaagacaaggctgcaacctgtctccactgttgttcatattatttatggatcatatgttgaaaacaatagactggctgggtgagattaagatatgtgaacacaaaataagcagtcttgcatatgcggatgacttagttgtgatggcagattcgattgaaagtttgaaaagtaatatttcagagctagatcagaaatgtaaggactatggtatgaagattagcatctccaaaacgaaagtaatgtcagtgggaaagaaatataaacggattgagtgccaaataggaggaacaaagttagaacaggtggacggtttcaagtacttaggatgcatattctcacaggatggcaacatagtgaaagaactggaagcgaggtgtagcaaagctaatgcagtgagcgctcagctacgatctactctcttctgcaagaaggaagtcagtaccaagactaagttatctgtgcaccgttcaatctttcgaccaactttgttgtatgggagcgaaagctgggtggattcaggttaccttatcaacaaggttgaggttacggatatgaaagtagctaggatgattgcaggtactagtagataggaacaatggcaggagggtgtccacaatgaggaaatcaaagaaaaactgggaatgaactctatagatgtagcagtcagggcgaacaggcttagatggtggggtcatgttacatgcatgggagaagcaaggttacccaagagactcatggattcagcagtagagggtaggaggagtcggggcagaccgaggagaaggtacctggattcggttaagaatgattttgaagtaataggtttaacatcagaagagacaccaatgttagcactgaataggggatcatggaggaactgtataagggggctatgctccagactgaacgctgaaaggcataatcagtcttaaatgatgatgatgatgatgatgatgatatgtggatacaatgcaacctgcaaaccaagatcatcctccaaaactttacgagcctaggaaataagcacaatgatttggacgtagtagcatgttttaataaaccagatgtttcagttattactgatcattggtataccaaaaaagaatcttattatgcacccattaacaaagaatttctgctcatcttttagtagggatatcaaaccttatggtgatgttgcaaaaagtggcaataattggtgctcaaagatgtaattcctacgtgttgaaggtgttactcaactttctgcgataaactatagatgggaaaggaaacataattttagatatagacAGACCTACATCTGAAATTACTGATTTGTTTTAGCTAATCGCTATCAGttgcttgtagagagagatagtaaatactaCGGGAAAACGGCTGGTAATTATGCTGATAatgttcacagtttaataaaaccttatctaacacaaatcagttttcactcataaggatggtgagtggcacacacagatctaacattactgataggtaatacaggatccccaggactttgtactgggatactttcttttgttgatttgtgtaaatgacaaaatactgctcctcaaattcaaggatagttctgtgtactgatgctacacccattgcatgcaagtgtaaagaTTATGAGCAACtaaaaaaactatgaaactgtattacaaatgaaataactcagtatttctatgaaagtcatctcattgtcagcacaagatagcagcagtaacggattttcaccccacaagacagatttttaaattcagttgtgcactggaactgatattgtcatgaaagaaaactactgcttggttacagttaaactttctatatttaacatgttataacctggaaaataattaccgtacaagaacataacttggtagcattaatgtcaaggacatggggaagagaaataatgcagaatcaattcaactgaaacacttgtaatgtgctgctacagtacaccataccattacataccagtaccattactggtgacggtgatggaggctgttatgaaaagcttgtgatattattcaaatctgatatggcaagttaacagaacttttgatccatgtgagtaaaattattgtgtaaaatcgatagtgcagcttcttaaagaagtctcttcagggccttcgaagtctttcacttacatgtcaacatatttactccctaatagtatttgttgttcataataggggtaattttactctgttcagtgaaatgaacttgcaaaatactggaaggaaaaacaatgtccatgtagactatacatccttgcctacgattcagaatggaatttcacattTTGATCGAAAGTCTGTAACAGGTTGCTGCTAGACAttaggcagaaaactgaaaatcctaagatattaaaaaaatacaaagtgaaaacattattttcttagcctctccttctataattataattaaacgtaaTGTTTCGACTCAAGGATGCACATGCTAGTTAACACTGAGGTTCAAATTAACAGAgttttaatgttaccattatatgtagggctgccagtactcattgtaaaattctgaaatgctttgtacgaagtatgagagaaaaacagcacttgaataaaaaaaccatttctagctttcagagtcattacttccttcctctgggaagatgaatacgttttgtgactggaaatgaggggaagatcacttagaccacccgtatagaacacttatgtgacacattcatgagtacttctccaaagtttgagatccaggtcagatttaagcaacacattgaagcaactcagaggctggatgctagataggttaccagtagtttcaaactatgtgcgagtattattttgtataacactattgagaaaatttagaaggcatgagaaatcagggctcggacagcctttcttccctctctctatttgcgagtggaacggtacCATTTTGTTGCTTGTGtaatatgtatatacataaaaatacggaagaaaattgttactgcctactacattaagaagtaatagttaAACTAACCTAAAGCTTCGTGATTTAGTTCAAATGTTTTGTCCCACTGACACACTCTTGACAATCAGTGCAtctatagcagtcttacaatttggagatgtcagtattgcttcgatctacactcctggaaatggaaaaaagaacacattgacaccggtgtgtcagacccaccatacttgctccggacactgcaagagggctgtacaagcaatgatcacacgcacggcacagcggacacaccaggaaccgcggtgttggccatcgaatggcgctagctgcgcagcatttgtgcaccgctgccgtcagtgtcagccagtttgccgtggcatacggagctccatcgcagtctttaacactggtagcatgccgcgacagcgtggacgtgaactgtatgtgcagttgacggactttgagcgagggcgtatagtgggcatgcgggaggccgggtggacgtaccaccgaattgctcaacacgtggggcgtgaggtctccacagtacatcgatgttgtcgccagtggtcggcggaagctgtacgtgcccgtcgacctgggaccggaccgcagcgacgcacggatgcacgccaagaccgtaggatcctacgcagtgccgtaggggaccgcaccgccacttcccagcaaattagggacactgttgctcctggggtatcggcgaggaccattcgcaaccgtctccatgaagctgggctacggtcccgcacaccgttaggccgtcttccgctcacgccccaacatcgtgcagcccgcctccagtggtgtcgcgacaggcgtgaatggaggcacgaatggagacgtgtcgtcttcagcgatgagagtcgcttctgccttggtgccaatgatggtcatatgcgtgtttggcgccgtgcaggtgagcgccacaatcaggactgcatacgaccgaggcacacagggccaacacccggcatcatggtgtggggagcgatctcctacactggccgtacaccactggtgatcgtcgaggggcactgaatagtgcacggtacatccaaaccgtcatcgaacccatcgttctaccattcctagaccggcaagtgaacttgctgttccaacaggacaatgcacgtccgcatgtatcccgtgccacccaacgtgctctagaaggtgtaagtcaactaccccggccagcaagatctccggatctgtcccccattgagcatgtttgggactggatgaagcgtcgtctcacgcggtctgcacgtccagcacgaacgctggtccaactgaggcgccaggtggaaatggcatggcaagccgttccacaggactacatccagcatctctacgatcgtctccatgggagaatagcagcctgcattgctgcgaaaggtggatatacactgtactagtgccgacattgtgcatgctctgttgcctgtgtctatgtgcctgtggttctgtcagtgtgatcatgtgatgtatctgaccccaggaatgtgtcaataaagtttccccttcctgggacaatgaattcacggtgttcttatttcaatttccaggagtgtattaatattccctcattgagctctttttatcttaagataacataaactggatttttgagaaactacatacaggaagatgtgattggcatatagctgtttgtttacagaaaaacaacgatcaaaatttaagcatatcggtaacacacactGGGCAAAAGCACATATCTGGGCAAGCacactatactggatttcgccccattttccctagaaaccttgactggagtaataactttatttgcagcatagtctgaggtctacattaggttgaaaagcgataatttcgttgacagttgtggaacacagcgaatgagaaataaaggttgtggtaacagacagacgtgtgtctttgcctaatatttgtttgcggcatatttaaatgcactttcccacatttaacgcatttctcataataaaaaaaaataaaactactaggtcatccccaaaaaacatatattaaaaaatgaacaagcatccgacgtgttttgaCGCATGTTAGGTACTGATATCGTACACAAACAggaaaaatgcaatgggcgttccactacgcatcctttaccatatttgattcgtttttccgcatttgctactgctggtatgggttcaaagacaaattcgtgctgcaaacgtctcagtggtagttagcctacaTTAGTAAGATGCAGTTAATGCGTTAAAAGCATTTAGACACATTTTCCGCAATGCGTAATAcgtgttatgctataaatcactctgcctttcgcGCCAGTAATTTttaatcagttggcttcaatcaatcacgtacgACT
This region includes:
- the LOC126102253 gene encoding craniofacial development protein 2-like: MPRTFGGGGVPPLIDKPGTPKIRLSKRMVRRWRAININGGYYGKKVELVEAASKMGLGILAVSDIRVRGEKEEEVGEYKVYLSEVTVGIAQWGVGLYIRKEMEPSVVAIRYVNERLMWIDLTVSSKKIRIVSVYSHCEGTDQDKMDSFYEALSDVVVRVKDKDSVLLMGDFNARIGNRTERYEKVMGKFGEDMEANRNGKQLLDFCASMGLVITNSFFKHKNIHRYTWEGRGTRSVIDYIITDQAFRKAVRDTLVFRGFFDDTDHYLISSEIGIVRPKVQEVKYEYSPESYSTNVFQLTTE